A stretch of the Aphis gossypii isolate Hap1 chromosome 2, ASM2018417v2, whole genome shotgun sequence genome encodes the following:
- the LOC114127422 gene encoding uncharacterized protein LOC114127422 isoform X2: MNNNNYYLKKKDIIVIFVNLLVLSLVLYIYHVVHDLKAMLSNERLCILKTSSETYLNEGDTDNIYFDFSKMNNLKIRHTRSTKFTKFQNMSLFYLAQPNIDFEQNGILGPWILSNKSLPVDSYPSLKLTSRRTLLEIVDQGLYLVNIQVYYLSSAMRNSFSITKVTAALNETLSVCSAVGVSGTEISCFTSVVEYFKPGESILIRLREMSSGINLNRKASHTYLSFTKLL, translated from the exons atgaataataataactattatttgaagaaaaaagatataattgtgatatttgttaatttattggtGCTATCCTTagtcttatatatttatcatgttGTACACGATTTGAAAGCTATGCTTTCAAACGAACGGTTATGCATACTAAAAACATCTTCAGAGACTTACTTAAATGAAGGTGATACagacaacatttattttgacttttccaaaatgaacaatttaaagATTAGACATACCAGGTCAACCAAGTTtactaaat TTCAAAATATGTCCTTGTTCTACTTGGCTCAACCAAATATAGATTTTGAACAAAATG GTATCTTAGGACCATGGATTTTGTCAAATAAAAGTTTACCAGTTGACTCGTATccttctttaaaattaacttcaaGAAGAACTTTATTAGAAATAGTTGACCAAGGACTTTATTTAGTTAACATtcag gtatattatttgtcatcTGCTATGAGGAACAGTTTTTCTATCACAAAAGTAACAGCTGCTTTAAATGAAACATTGTCTGTATGTAGTGCAGTGGGTGTCTCTGGAACAGAAATCTCATGTTTCACATCGGTTGTAGAGTATTTTAAACCTGgagaatcaattttaattagacTCAGAGAAATGTCATCTGGTATAAACCTTAACCGTAAAGCTTCTCACACTTACCTTAGCTTTACtaagctattataa
- the LOC114127413 gene encoding nuclear pore complex protein Nup50 produces the protein MSKRRAGNELTKDNWDEEEEKVDPGTFQVADDSVLKNRVLKRAKRTLQRDESGELKPIFSGFSGFNSLSSNINSKQAFSFLSKSNNTPSESGNHPSASTINSLTTSSSLTFSESNSSKSSTPPIVNHDKVMNLNKAFIKFITNAVEKNPYCVLTPSLKDYEKQISKFVDLSALKTNSPDSSMTSSKVSPQISVSESKITRTKNSDEVKNNPVNVQKNETSFSSPLGNWSNFGNKSQDSDVKEPSANILKLDKTTKEQIKEKNIETKSQVFSSEESKNTVTETNGFKLGDFKFSNQPFSTLTSKSPELKSNEKPEKPLPAILDRKLPPLDKPLFCRTLNTKPPFNFGGSTVPSFSFKSSEQNDVKPLFSFGSKSPTLTFSGGKTKADSENSKDEDEDQPPTVKFTPVKEKNAIFESKSKLFSFKNGKYEELGIGQLYLIPVDNKLQLIMRNDNALGTIMANTLLNESVNFTKRNAKNVQLTCILDPTKSTKPQTILFKFKDSQITDSFEKELIKLKK, from the exons ATGAGTAAGCGCAGAGCAGGTAATGAACTAACTAAAGACAATTGGGACGAGGAAGAAGAAAAAGTAGATCCTGGAACATTTCAAGTAGCAGATGATTCTGTATTAAAGAACCGAGTTTTGAAAAGAGCTAAAAGAACATTACAAAGAGATGAATCTGGTGAactaaaaccaatattttctGGATTTTCTGGATTCAACAGTCTCTctagtaatataaattcaaagcAAGCATTTTCCTTTTTGTCAAAATCTAACAATACACCCAGCGAGAGTGGAAATCATCCATCAGCATCAACAATTAATTCATTGACCACGTCTAGTAGCTTAACATTTTCAGAAAGTAACAGTTCCAAGAGTTCAACTCCACCAATTGTTAATCATGATAAGGTGATGAATCTTAATAaagcatttattaaatttattacaaatgctGTGGAAAAAAATCCTTATTGTGTATTAACACCTTCATTAAAAGACTATGAAAAACAAATCAGCAAATTTGTTGATCTCTCTGCTCTTAAAACAAATTCTCCTGATTCATCAATGACTTCTTCTAAAG TTTCTCCTCAAATATCAGTATCGGAAAGTAAAATAACACGTACAAAAAACTCGgatgaagtaaaaaataatcctGTCAATGTCCAGAAAAATGAAACTAGTTTTAGTAGTCCACTGGGCAATTGGTCTAATTTTGGTAATAAAAGCCAAGATTCTGATGTCAAAGAACCAAgtgcaaatattttgaaacttgATAAGACGACTAAAgaacaaataaaagaaaaaaatatagaaacaaaATCTCAAGTATTTTCTTCAGAAGAGTCAAAGAATACAGTAACGGAAACTAATGGATTTAAATTAGGTGATTTTAAATTCAGCAATCAGCCATTTTCAACCTTAACTAGCAAGTCTCctgaattaaaatctaatgaaAAACCAGAAAAACCTTTACCTGCAATTTTGGATAGAAAACTGCCACCTTTAGATAAACCTCTGTTTTGTAGAACATTAAACACAAAGCCTCCATTTAATTTTGGAGGAAGTACTGTACcatcattttcatttaaatcttCTGAACAAAATGATGTCAAGCCACTCTTTAGTTTTGGATCAAAATCACCTACCTTAACATTTTCTGGAGGAAAAACGAAGGCCGATTCTGAAAACTCAAAAGATGAAGATGAGGATCAACCACCTACTGTGAAGTTTACACCTGTTAAAGAAAAGAATGCAATTTTTGAATCTaagagtaaattatttagttttaaaaatggtaaatatgAAGAACTCGGAATTGgtcaattgtatttaataccagtagataataaattacaattaatcatGAGAAATGATAATGCCTTGGGAACTATTATGGCAAATACGTTACTGAATGAATCTGTCAATTTTACTAAACGTAACGCAAAAAATGTTCAGCTAACATGTATTCTTGATCCTACGAAAAGTACCAAACCACAAACAAttctattcaaatttaaagattCACAAATCACTGATTCGTTTGAAAAAGaacttatcaaattaaaaaagtaa
- the LOC114127422 gene encoding uncharacterized protein LOC114127422 isoform X1, translating to MNNNNYYLKKKDIIVIFVNLLVLSLVLYIYHVVHDLKAMLSNERLCILKTSSETYLNEGDTDNIYFDFSKMNNLKIRHTRSTKFTKFQNMSLFYLAQPNIDFEQNGSILGPWILSNKSLPVDSYPSLKLTSRRTLLEIVDQGLYLVNIQVYYLSSAMRNSFSITKVTAALNETLSVCSAVGVSGTEISCFTSVVEYFKPGESILIRLREMSSGINLNRKASHTYLSFTKLL from the exons atgaataataataactattatttgaagaaaaaagatataattgtgatatttgttaatttattggtGCTATCCTTagtcttatatatttatcatgttGTACACGATTTGAAAGCTATGCTTTCAAACGAACGGTTATGCATACTAAAAACATCTTCAGAGACTTACTTAAATGAAGGTGATACagacaacatttattttgacttttccaaaatgaacaatttaaagATTAGACATACCAGGTCAACCAAGTTtactaaat TTCAAAATATGTCCTTGTTCTACTTGGCTCAACCAAATATAGATTTTGAACAAAATGGTA GTATCTTAGGACCATGGATTTTGTCAAATAAAAGTTTACCAGTTGACTCGTATccttctttaaaattaacttcaaGAAGAACTTTATTAGAAATAGTTGACCAAGGACTTTATTTAGTTAACATtcag gtatattatttgtcatcTGCTATGAGGAACAGTTTTTCTATCACAAAAGTAACAGCTGCTTTAAATGAAACATTGTCTGTATGTAGTGCAGTGGGTGTCTCTGGAACAGAAATCTCATGTTTCACATCGGTTGTAGAGTATTTTAAACCTGgagaatcaattttaattagacTCAGAGAAATGTCATCTGGTATAAACCTTAACCGTAAAGCTTCTCACACTTACCTTAGCTTTACtaagctattataa
- the LOC114127421 gene encoding uncharacterized protein LOC114127421: protein MRGRVPSTFAVRAFYLIACIAVAVVGVQGSDDSLRSALEAISEKLGPNGPQVMGAKLYLNPENGQPEDIGYGYQKNIKNYGNIYEEERIPLSKEYENGLSEELLNYLASIIPQDIQKSWSKKSIFREREGSDTPDNLQQLKYDRYATPSAFRERYKTNPNIGQDYKNNMDNQGDYLYALNTLVDKYIEENLQGITDEELESYLRAQEEKRNMPEEYKNVYDSLYKRAMKRQYVFIPGNHMRRNNKYRSKWVKPRLMKRSKKNVALNESHTDPKVAAELNNIFLGSESNPTANTTTDVNNCVNQTAKPGVDGNNLKIELKKKSIDWSNYFGYDRKKKSIENIPSEDTILNQYIRTYEKENEENEENNINLKDEKLMWLEDTLINDALKYTGANQGINDPEEINNVKNQVLANLNQAYYIEKLRNENNEKPGKQYEKADYVIPAGNNSQPMNSILDIAESNKEANGNECTQLQQITQNCLELGGSAGDLMLPVCTLYRVCSTCESEQSECEDKFIQGSHELCSKAPLCRYFSRRILQLMQENPLQIQCHKCMVNFLQNED, encoded by the exons ATGAGAGGGCGCGTCCCGTCCACGTTCGCCGTGCGCGCTTTCTACCTGATAGCGTGCATCGCGGTGGCCGTGGTGGGCGTCCAGGGCTCCGACGACAGTCTACGGTCCGCATTGGAAGccatttctgaaaaattagGACCAAATGGACCGCAGGTGATGGGGGCAAAACTCTACTTGAACCCAG aaaatggtCAACCAGAAGATATTGGCTAtggttatcaaaaaaatataaaaaattatggaaatatATATGAAGAAGAACGAATACCATTAAGCAAAGAATATGAAAACGGATTATCTGAGGAGTTGCTTAACTATTTGGCTAGTATAATTCCTCAGGACATTCAAAAATCGTGGAGTAAAAAGTCGATATTCCGCGAAAGGGAAGGCTCTGACACGCCGGACaatttacaacaattaaaatatgatagatACGCAACACCTTCTGCTTTTCGCGAACGATACAAAACTAATCCCAACATAGGAcaagattataaaaacaatatggaCAATCAAGGTGATTACTTGTACGCGTTAAATACACTTGTAGACAAATACATCGAGGAAAATTTACAAGGCATAACAGATGAAGAGCTGGAGAGTTATTTGAGGGCTCAAGAAGAAAAACGCAACATGCcggaagaatataaaaatgtttacgacTCTCTCTATAAAAGGGCAATGAAAAGGCAGTATGTGTTTATCCCCGGGAATCATATGAGAAGAAATAACAAGTACCGAAGTAAATGGGTAAAGCCGAGATTAATGAAAAGGTCGAAGAAAAATGTCGCATTAAATGAATCGCACACAGATCCAAAAGTGGCAGCTGagcttaacaatatttttcttggaTCAGAATCAAACCCAACCGCTAACACCACAACAgatgtaaataattgtgtaaatcAAACAGCAAAACCAGGAGTGGACGgtaacaacttaaaaatagaattgaaaaaaaagtctaTCGATTGGAGTAATTATTTTGGATACGATAGAAA GAAAAAATCGATCGAGAACATACCATCCGAAGATaccattttaaatcaatatatacgtacctatgagaaagaaaatgaagaaaatgaagagaataatatcaatttaaaagatgaaaaattaatgtgGTTGGAAGATACGCTAATTAACGACGCACTGAAATACACAGGAGCTAATCAAGGTATCAATGATCCAGAAGAAATAAACAATGTCAAAAACCAAGTACTCGCAAATTTGAATCAAGCATACTACATTGAAAAACttagaaatgaaaataacgaGAAGCCAG gaaaacaatatgaaaaagCAGATTACGTTATACCTGCAGGAAATAACAGTCAACCTATGAATTCTATACTGGATATAGCAGAGTCAAATAAAGAAG ctAATGGTAATGAATGTACTCAACTTCAACAAATAACTCAGAACTGTTTAGAATTGGGAGGATCAGCTGGGGACTTAATGTTACCCGTATGCACGCTTTACCGTGTTTGTAGTACTTGT gAATCCGAACAATCAGAATGTgaagataaatttatacaagGATCCCATGAACTGTGTAGCAAAGCTCCATTGTGTAGATATTTTTCACGTCGTATACTACAACTTATGCAAGAAAATCCACTACAAATACAATGTCATAAGTGCATGGTTAACTTTTTACAGAATGAAGATTAA
- the LOC114127440 gene encoding zinc finger CCHC domain-containing protein 9-like, with translation MTRFARARGSKSSNQKIPEEATPWLEMKEKPQQTEDDESTTNALEVSEESRSSKHNSYSNVEKFDGFSVLKEDAVKLRVEKFKLIKQGVPRHQLKAQLMPMRRRAEKKLSRLRQKACFHCRQPGHMLNQCPELGTNTALGVCFKCGSTEHKLHECRNAGNSNELEFAKCFICKEEGHLSRQCPDNPMGLYPNGGACRSCGDVTHFAKDCPDKQKRKREEDLPTVGIMDNRAIEDLDDERTRARKNKTWDLRTFKKKKLVIMK, from the exons ATGACAAGATTTGCCAGGGCTCGAGGGTCTAAATCATCTAACCAAAAAATACCGGAGGAAGCAACACCATGGTTGGAAATGAAAGAAAAGCCTCAACAAACTGAAGACGACGAATCAACAACAAACGCATTAGAGGTATCGGAAGAGAGTCGCAGTAGCAAGCACAACTCATATTCAAACGTAGAAAAATTTGATGGGTTTAGTGTATTGAAAGAGGACGCAGTGAAACTACGAGTGGAAAAATTCAAGTTAATTAAACAGGGTGTGCCCAGACATCAACTGAAGGCACAATTGATGCCCATGCGTCGACGCGCTGAAAAGAAACTCTCCAGGCTCAGACAAAAAGCATGTTTTCATTGCCGACAACCGGGTCATATGCTGAATCAATGCCCAGAGTTGGGTACCAACACCGCTCTTGGGGTGTGCTTTAA atGTGGATCAACAGAACATAAATTACATGAATGTCGTAATGCAGGAAACAGTAATGAACTTGAATTTgccaaatgttttatttgcaaAGAAGAAGGACATCTTTCACGTCAGTGTCCCGATAATCCGATGGGATTATATCCAAATGGAGGAGCTTGccg atcTTGTGGAGATGTTACCCATTTTGCCAAAGATTGTCCAGATAAACAAAAGAGAAAAAGAGAAGAAGATTTACCTACAGTTGGAATAATGGATAATCGAGCAATTGAAGATTTAGACGATGAAAGAACAAGAGCTAGAAAAAATAAGACATGGGATTtaagaacatttaaaaaaaagaaattagtcataatgaaataa
- the LOC114127414 gene encoding DNA repair protein XRCC1 — translation MGPIPVDRIISISSEDQAHKAENILNVSDSHQTWRCKSGEKQATVILQFLKPSVISSIDVGNDNSAFVEIFVGKSTSDEFQVLLVTSSLMTLHECKNGLNVNKVRFFDTDHLSSASKESWDRVKIVCTQPYIKQSKYGLSFVTFHSKDIPEDIPQKEPIQSQSIQLGSFTLRNDDDSDNISSVGRLFSMRNENKDVVRMPDSPVNRLLAIHKKNLETAKLKNENSTNINIQTPLTNKKISKSPKDSVKLKNVDLNIKKKNTVTMEAVKNKVTKKKESSPSSLNLEPSRKKIKLIKNPLPVTKPFSELLNNVVFVMSGYENPYRSNIRSKALEMGARYKHNWDLSCTHLICAFINTPKYRECKRQGAYRIVKSDWIDKCHSNKCRFPWRRYALDKLEQNKPESEDEICASTDSVETDDSDDEWNSASTKPVPSTSQTNYSSVIEKNTTISPYDLDTDIDSDLDVPKDILADESILPLPFLDSIFRNCLFYLSSSLNPLLKQECNRYIIALEGKLSEKDKCDYIVSTDANDLQIKNSVTPQWIRDCYDARKILPLK, via the exons ATGGGGCCGATTCCAGTCGATCGTATTATAAGCATTAGCAGTGAAGAccaa GCACACAAAGCAGAAAATATACTCAACGTCTCTGATTCACATCAGACATGGCGTTGTAAATCAGGTGAAAAACAAGCTACGGTCATTCTTCAATTTTTGAAACCGTCTGTCATTAGTTCCATTGACGTTGGAAATGATAATTCTGCTTTTGTAGAAATATTTGTAGGAAAATCTACTTCTGACGAATTTCAA GTACTATTGGTAACTTCTTCTTTGATGACATTGCATGAATGTAAAAATGGATTAAATGTTAACAAAGTCCGTTTCTTTGACACTGACCATCTATCTTCGGCATCTAAGGAATCATGGGATAGAGTAAAAATTGTGTGTACACAACCATACATTAAACAGAGCAAATATGGTTTATCATTTGTAACATTTCATTCAAAAGATATACCTGAGGATATACCACAAAAAGAGCCTATCCAGTCACAATCTATTCAGTTAGGATCTTTTACATTAAGAAATGATGATGATTCTGACAATATTTCATCTGTGGGTCGATTATTTTCTATGcgtaatgaaaataaagacGTTGTACGGATGCCAGATTCACCAGTTAATCGTTTACTtgcaatacataaaaaaaacttggaaacagcaaaacttaaaaatgaaaattctacaaatattaatattcaaacacctttaacaaacaaaaaaatctccAAATCTCCAAAAGATTctgttaaactaaaaaatgttgatttaaatattaaaaaaaaaaatacagttacaATGGAagctgttaaaaataaag ttacTAAAAAGAAAGAATCAAGTCCATCATCACTAAACTTGGAACCatccagaaaaaaaattaaattaattaaaaatccatTACCAGTAACAAAACCGTTCAgtgaattattaaacaatgttGTATTTGTAATGAGTGGCTATGAAAATCCATATCGTAGTAACATTCGTTCAAAAGCTTTGGAAATGGGTGCCAGATACAAACATAATTGGGATTTGTCTTGCACACATCTAAT atgCGCTTTTATAAATACTCCAAAATATCGTGAATGCAAAAGACAAGGTGCCTATCGCATAGTAAAAAGTGATTGGATTGATAAATGTCATTCAAATAAATGTCGATTTCCATGGAGAag gtatgcTTTGGATAAATTGGAACAAAATAAACCAGAAAGTGAAGATGAAATTTGTGCATCTACTGATTCAGTTGAAACTGATGATAGTGATGATGAATGGAACAGCGCCTCTACAAA acCAGTACCCTCAACATCACAAACAAACTATAGTTcagtaattgaaaaaaatactacaatatcACCGTATGATTTAGATACTGACATTGATTCTGATTTAGATGTTCCTAAAGATATATTAGCCGATGAAAGCATTTTACCATTGCCATTTTTAGATAGTATATTtcgtaattgtttattttatttatcatccaGTTTAAACCCTTTGTTAAAACAAGAATGCAATCGCTACATTATAGCACTTGAAGG aaaGTTGAGTGAAAAGGATAAATGTGACTATATTGTTTCAACTGATGCAAATGATTTACAA attaaGAATTCTGTTACTCCACAATGGATTAGGGATTGTTATGAtgcaagaaaaatattacctttaaaataa
- the LOC114127415 gene encoding ubiquitin-related modifier 1, whose translation MEKGLSITTEFTSGLQILFNNIKKHKVLLPETEEPWTLGLLLFWIKDNLLVDKDKCDLFMKGNTVRPGIIVAINDQDWELLGDLKYKIKNNDNITFISTLHGG comes from the coding sequence aTGGAAAAGGGACTAAGTATAACAACCGAATTTACCAGTGGACTTCAAATTCTATTTAACAACATAAAGAAACACAAAGTACTGTTACCAGAAACGGAAGAGCCTTGGACACTGGGATTGCTTTTGTTCTGGATTAAAGATAACTTATTGGTCGACAAAGATAAATGTGATTTGTTTATGAAGGGCAATACTGTGAGACCAGGCATTATTGTAGCCATTAATGACCAAGATTGGGAACTCTTGggcgatttaaaatataaaattaagaataatgacaatataacatttatatctaCATTACATGgcggttaa
- the LOC114127419 gene encoding endocuticle structural glycoprotein SgAbd-9-like, whose amino-acid sequence MSGSKVVMRFAGITALLLVAGCSSQTAPPASVQVVPTSPLPPPSPYFNPFRPANYPQQFIGPQQQYNGVLPPQFIGGPNIPQRYYNGPNPAYNGQYVPILQQSFDITPEGSYSFSYQSADGTQRQESGGLRYPAVQGYPPVMSVQGSYSAITPEGVPIEVGYIADENGYQPTGPSVHPAIQRAVAQQVAQAKLEPPQFNKK is encoded by the exons ATGTCTGGCTCTAAAGTG GTTATGCGTTTCGCCGGAATAACGGCTTTGTTGTTGGTCGCGGGCTGCTCTTCGCAGACGGCGCCGCCAGCATCGGTGCAGGTTGTTCCGACTTCCCCGTTGCCGCCACCATCGCCTTATTTCAACCCCTTCAGACCGGCTAATTATCCACAACAATTCATCGGACCACAGCAACAATATAACGGCGTGCTACCTCCACAATTCATCGGCGGACCCAACATCCCTCAGAGATACTACAACGGCCCAAACCCCGCGTACAACGGACAGTACGTGCCCATCTTACAGCAATCGTTCGACATTACCCCAGAAGGCAGTTATAGTTTCAG TTACCAGTCCGCTGACGGAACACAAAGACAAGAATCGGGAGGTCTGAGATATCCAGCCGTGCAAGGATACCCACCAGTGATGTCCGTCCAAGGATCATACTCCGCGATAACTCCAGAAG gaGTTCCAATTGAAGTTGGATACATAGCCGATGAAAACGGATATCAGCCAACCGGACCAAGTGTCCATCCAGCAATTCAACGAGCAGTAGCACAACAAGTGGCCCAAGCTAAACTAGAACCACCAcaattcaacaaaaaataa